One segment of Papaver somniferum cultivar HN1 unplaced genomic scaffold, ASM357369v1 unplaced-scaffold_81, whole genome shotgun sequence DNA contains the following:
- the LOC113345263 gene encoding uncharacterized protein LOC113345263: MVSGVPPSEKLFVGGHLNGHVGSCGLGYDRVRGGFGLENRNQAGEDILNFAVSFDLMIANTFFEKKDRHLVTYESADHLTQIDYILARREDLQECSKCKVILDEWWNLKEEDVRTFKDKALSEGVLCEDGEVDHMRTKIASRIRILAVEVLGEFKGFGKRDPKDTWWWSPEVQQAIKDKKERIKEVQSLRNEENLRNYKAAKQHAKRMVKCIKDTDRRVLVEDAEIKTRWKNYFENLFNADADNPPVNLVGSFEPMDLREEDFPTILECEVKEALKGANSNRMPDEWRRSIIVLIFKNKGDIQSCSNYRGIKLMSHTMKLWERVIDRRLRGKSSVTKNQFGFMPRRSTTEAIFLVRQMMERNREQMRNLHMVFIDLEKAYDKVPREAGWAKWRLATGVLCDRKVPVKLKGKFYRTAIRPALLYGAECWEISSSHLMALHGIEMRMLRWACGHTRCDKMINECFRGKLGVAPMKDILSQHQLRWFGHLRRRPPAAPIRVGRITRPKGRMKRLGRPKLTWDGLIKWDLIDRGLERELALDRSAWKAAIHVKEVCTRDT, encoded by the exons ATGGTAAGTGGTGTACCCCCAAGTGAAAAGCTGTTCGTTGGGGGACACCTCAATGGACACGTTGGCTCGTGCGGGTTGGGGTATGACAGGGTACGTGGTGGATTTGGGCTTGAAAATAGGAATCAGGCGGGCGAAGATATCTTGAACTTCGCAGTCTCTTTTGACCTTATGATCGCTAATACATTTTTTGAGAAAAAAGATAGACATCTGGTTACTTATGAGAGCGCTGACCATTTGACCCAAATCGATTACATCCTCGCGAGGAGAGAGGATCTACAGGAATGCTCAAAGTGCAAGGTCATACTGGATGA GTGGTGGAACCTCAAGGAAGAGGACGTGCGGACCTTCAAAGATAAGGCTCTCTCCGAAGGCGTCCTCTGTGAGGATGGAGAAGTGGATCACATGCGGACAAAAATTGCTAGTCGGATCCGAATACTAGCGGTGGAAGTATTGGGAGAATTTAAAGGTTTTGGAAAACGTGACCCGAAAGATACTTGGTGGTGGTCTCCCGAGGTGCAGCAGGCTATTAAGGATAAGAAAGAGCGCATCAAAGAAGTTCAATCTCTCAGGAATGAAGAAAACCTCAGGAACTATAAGGCCGCCAAACAACACGCAAAACGAATG GTAAAGTGCATAAAGGATACTGACCGTCGCGTTCTAGTTGAAGATGCGGAGATAAAGACACGCTGGAAGAACTATTTTGAAAACCTTTTCAATGCTGATGCAGACAATCCACCAGTAAATCTGGTGGGCTCCTTTGAACCTATGGACTTGCGAGAGGAGGACTTTCCCACCATCCTCGAATGTGAAGTAAAAGAGGCCCTAAAAGGTGCTAA TTCAAACCGGATGCCAGATGAATGGCGAAGAAGCATCATCGTGCTGATCTTTAAGAATAAAGGGGACATCCAGAGTTGTTCAAATTACAGGGGCATCAAACTTATGAGCCACACAATGAAACTATGGGAACGTGTTATCGACCGTCGGTTACGAGGGAAGTCGAGTGTTACGAAGAATCAGTTTGGATTTATGCCAAGGAGATCCACTACTGAAGCGATTTTCCTGGTTAGACAGATGATGGAGCGAAATCGAGAACAAATGCGTAACCTGCATATGGTTTTCATAGACCTTGAGAAGGCATATGACAAAGTCCCTCGAGAG GCAGGATGGGCTAAATGGAGACTGGCGACTGGAGTCCTTTGCGATCGTAAGGTCCCGGTTAAACTGAAAGGAAAATTCTACAGGACAGCAATCAGGCCGGCGTTGCTGTATGGAGCGGAATGCTGGGAAATTAGTAGCTCGCACCTCATGGCGCTCCATGGGATAGAAATGAGGATGTTAAGGTGGGCTTGTGGACACACAAGGTGCGATAAAATGATAAATGAGTGTTTCCGTGGGAAACTTGGGGTAGCACCTATGAAGGACATACTGTCACAACACCAGTTACGCTGGTTCGGGCATCTCCGGCGAAGACCACCGGCCGCCCCAATTCGGGTAGGACGCATCACACGGCCGAAAGGTAGAATGAAGCGTCTGGGACGACCGAAACTCACATGGGATGGACTGATTAAATGGGACCTGATTGACCGGGGATTGGAGAGAGAGCTAGCGCTCGACAGAAGTGCGTGGAAAGCAGCCATCCACGTGAAGGAGGTATGTACCCGAGATACGTGA